In one Arachis duranensis cultivar V14167 chromosome 9, aradu.V14167.gnm2.J7QH, whole genome shotgun sequence genomic region, the following are encoded:
- the LOC107464203 gene encoding putative F-box/FBD/LRR-repeat protein At4g00315 isoform X1 yields MDRISVLPEAILHDILARLPEKDAARTSVLSNEWRDTWYSFPILSIGDKIIIGSYSPQIISKLDILIGYVMRRLLKLREQSLTIKVFKLDMMPEHNKYMSHHFDLWMNMVSESCVEVLELCLLYSATYRGLPDGTEYRYDQYDLPLCVFEVRSLTKLVLKGKITLNQSFFNHSIKLFSLRTLCLRELLLEDKGIIEHLISHCPLLEDLTVYCCLVYNRKNPFRNKQFLESLFLHGLQKLKEADIQGIQEVYIDAPNLENLRYVPFPYFGSPIKLNLDSFTRLRCLRLSNTDVTDKWLLDLSHKFPFLEHLELCGCSMSDRINISSAQLMILEFTNYSDVKEVNIDAPNLLSFDYCGDHRAIISFLTSSDHLVFNASPAHEFRHGYYSLREFIQNIKPQKVLASLSLSVYHSNGIEQNCLSIQQVLSIPPSIKYLELDSSPNEALYFHYMNWLLSCCCPKTISFFFQNDRGMKPFTVFVYELLMGRKKQEWFDHFGDTKCWWHDLKIVKLTYSFSVDEKVDFKTTLNALLLPTDDPESVSFSLEL; encoded by the exons ATGGACCGAATATCTGTTCTGCCAGAAGCTATACTTCATGACATTCTTGCAAGGTTGCCAGAAAAAGATGCTGCTAGGACCAGTGTTTTGTCAAATGAATGGAGAGATACATGGTATTCATTTCCCATATTATCCATTGGCGACAAGATTATTATTGGTTCTTATAGTCCTCAGATAATTAGCAAACTAGACATACTAATTGGCTATGTCATGAGAAGATTGTTGAAGCTTCGTGAGCAAAGCTTAACAATAAAAGTATTTAAGCTCGACATGATGCCAGAACACAATAAGTATATGTCCCATCATTTTGATCTTTGGATGAACATGGTTAGCGAAAGTTGTGTGGAAGTACTTGAGCTTTGCCTCCTATACTCTGCCACCTATCGTGGACTGCCTGATGGGACGGAGTATCGATACGATCAATATGACTTACCACTTTGTGTCTTTGAAGTTAGATCTCTTACTAAGTTGGTGTTGAAAGGAAAAATAACACTTAACCAATCATTCTTCAATCATTCTATCAAGTTATTTTCACTGAGAACACTATGTTTACGTGAGCTACTCCTTGAAGATAAAGGAATTATTGAGCATCTCATTTCTCACTGTCCCCTGCTTGAAGATTTAACTGTATATTGTTGTTTAGTATATAACAGGAAGAATCCATTTCGGAACAAACAATTTCTGGAATCATTATTCCTGCATGGTCTACAAAAGCTAAAGGAAGCTGATATTCAAGGAATACAAGAGGTATATATTGATGCTCCAAATCTTGAGAACTTACGTTATGTTCCTTTCCCTTATTTTGGATCTCCGATCAAATTGAATTTAGACAGTTTCACAAGATTGAGATGTTTGCGTCTGTCGAACACTGATGTTACAGACAAGTGGTTACTCGATCTATCTCATAAATTCCCTTTCCTTGAGCATTTGGAATTGTGTGGTTGCTCTATGTCTGACAGAATTAATATTTCGAGTGCTCAACTCATGATCTTGGAGTTTACAAATTACTCTGACGTGAAGGAGGTGAATATTGATGCTCcaaatttattatcatttgacTATTGCGGAGATCACAGAGCTATTATATCTTTCCTAACAAGTTCTGATCATTTGGTATTCAATGCCTCTCCTGCCCATGAATTTAGGCATGGTTATTATAGCTTGAGGGAATTTATCCAAAACATTAAACCACAAAAGGTTTTGGCATCACTCTCCCTCTCTGTCTATCATTCGAATGGT ATTGAACAGAATTGTCTGAGTATACAGCAAGTTTTATCCATTCCTCCTAGTATCAAATACTTGGAATTGGACTCTTCACCAAATGAGGCTCTTTATTTCCATTATATGAATTGGTTGCTCTCTTGTTGCTGTCCAAAAActatttcattcttcttccagaATGATCGTGGCATGAAACCATTCACGGTG TTTGTCTATGAGTTGCTGATGGGCAGAAAAAAGCAGGAGTGGTTTGACCATTTTGGTGATACAAAGTGTTGGTGGCATGACTTGAAGATTGTCAAGCTCACATACTCATTCAGCGTTGACGAGAAGGTTGACTTTAAGACCACGCTAAATGCATTATTATTGCCAACTGATGACCCGGAATCTGTTAGTTTTAGCTTAGAATTATAA
- the LOC110275593 gene encoding uncharacterized protein LOC110275593 has protein sequence MASDESFVALMHYRGSIKKKTRSGIKFTDKDPLSVFLKPSTSFAEFKSTILRRLGLHGVKRVEKLFYRAVSLSPSVFEVRTSELLAELVDVASSSGGSNRNMHSTGYVASSSALPVGSSSAVPVFAPEPDLVASPLFAVNLNRSCDALVGEAGPLGDGDFAAPSSPPCVPVIGEVAAPKGVEDALQDDDDDDDDVELATIAADDSEEETPRTTQPADGGASNSRGVSEFQVGQQFQDKEEVVLSVKTYIIRRGVEYKVLESDHRKYYGKCKEFGSGADAATSIKVLQNATEAHFGFRPTYKKVWMAKQKDVAQIYGDWDNSYNELPRWVLGLQITMPESVAMLRTSPVRVGGQLDDSTAYFHRLFWTFQPCVEAF, from the exons ATGGCTAGTGATGAGAGTTTTGTAGCTCTTATGCACTATAGAGGGTCCATTAAGAAGAAAACGCGATCAGGGATTAAGTTCACTGACAAGGACCCGCTGAGTGTTTTTCTCAAACCTTCAACAAGTTTTGCTGAGTTTAAGAGTACTATACTACGGAGACTAGGACTGCATGGCGTGAAACGGGTGGAGAAGTTGTTCTATC GTGCTGTTTCATTGTCGCCGTCAGTTTTTGAGGTGAGGACTTCGGAGTTGTTGGCGGAACTTGTAGATGTGGCATCTAGTTCTGGAGGCTCGAACAGGAATATGCACTCCACAGGATATGTAGCCAGCTCTAGTGCATTGCCTGTTGGATCATCGTCAGCAGTGCCGGTGTTTGCACCCGAGCCAGACTTAGTGGCTTCACCATTGTTTGCCGTCAATTTGAATCGAAGTTGTGATGCATTAGTTGGCGAGGCTGGACCGTTGGGAGACGGTGATTTCGCGGCGCCCAGCTCTCCTCCGTGTGTTCCGGTAATCGGAGAGGTTGCAGCACCCAAAGGGGTTGAGGATGCATtgcaggatgatgatgatgatgatgatgatgtggagCTCGCAACGATTGCTGCAGATGATAGCGAGGAGGAGACTCCACGGACGACTCAACCTGCCGATGGGGGAGCTTCTAATTCAA GAGGCGTATCTGAGTTTCAGGTTGGCCAGCAGTTTCAAGATAAGGAGGAAGTTGTGCTTAGCGTGAAGACATATATCATTCGCCGCGGGGTTGAGTACAAGGTATTGGAGTCGGATCACCGCAAGTACTATGGCAAGTGCAAGGAATTCGGGAGCGG AGCTGATGCTGCAACGTCGATTAAGGTACTGCAGAATGCCACGGAAGCACACTTCGGGTTCAGACCAACGTATAAGAAGGTCTGGATGGCCAAGCAAAAGGATGTGGCACAAATTTATGGAGACTGGGATAATTCGTATAATGAGTTGCCACGATGGGTATTGGGCTTGCAGATCACTATGCCGGAAAGTGTAGCTATGTTGAGGACGAGTCCTGTTCGAGTGGGTGGGCAGTTGGATGATTCTACAGCTTATTTCCATCGCTTGTTTTGGACATTCCAACCATGTGTTGAGGCATTTTGA
- the LOC107464203 gene encoding putative F-box/FBD/LRR-repeat protein At4g00315 isoform X2, whose amino-acid sequence MDRISVLPEAILHDILARLPEKDAARTSVLSNEWRDTWYSFPILSIGDKIIIGSYSPQIISKLDILIGYVMRRLLKLREQSLTIKVFKLDMMPEHNKYMSHHFDLWMNMVSESCVEVLELCLLYSATYRGLPDGTEYRYDQYDLPLCVFEVRSLTKLVLKGKITLNQSFFNHSIKLFSLRTLCLRELLLEDKGIIEHLISHCPLLEDLTVYCCLVYNRKNPFRNKQFLESLFLHGLQKLKEADIQGIQEVYIDAPNLENLRYVPFPYFGSPIKLNLDSFTRLRCLRLSNTDVTDKWLLDLSHKFPFLEHLELCGCSMSDRINISSAQLMILEFTNYSDVKEVNIDAPNLLSFDYCGDHRAIISFLTSSDHLVFNASPAHEFRHGYYSLREFIQNIKPQKVLASLSLSVYHSNGFVYELLMGRKKQEWFDHFGDTKCWWHDLKIVKLTYSFSVDEKVDFKTTLNALLLPTDDPESVSFSLEL is encoded by the exons ATGGACCGAATATCTGTTCTGCCAGAAGCTATACTTCATGACATTCTTGCAAGGTTGCCAGAAAAAGATGCTGCTAGGACCAGTGTTTTGTCAAATGAATGGAGAGATACATGGTATTCATTTCCCATATTATCCATTGGCGACAAGATTATTATTGGTTCTTATAGTCCTCAGATAATTAGCAAACTAGACATACTAATTGGCTATGTCATGAGAAGATTGTTGAAGCTTCGTGAGCAAAGCTTAACAATAAAAGTATTTAAGCTCGACATGATGCCAGAACACAATAAGTATATGTCCCATCATTTTGATCTTTGGATGAACATGGTTAGCGAAAGTTGTGTGGAAGTACTTGAGCTTTGCCTCCTATACTCTGCCACCTATCGTGGACTGCCTGATGGGACGGAGTATCGATACGATCAATATGACTTACCACTTTGTGTCTTTGAAGTTAGATCTCTTACTAAGTTGGTGTTGAAAGGAAAAATAACACTTAACCAATCATTCTTCAATCATTCTATCAAGTTATTTTCACTGAGAACACTATGTTTACGTGAGCTACTCCTTGAAGATAAAGGAATTATTGAGCATCTCATTTCTCACTGTCCCCTGCTTGAAGATTTAACTGTATATTGTTGTTTAGTATATAACAGGAAGAATCCATTTCGGAACAAACAATTTCTGGAATCATTATTCCTGCATGGTCTACAAAAGCTAAAGGAAGCTGATATTCAAGGAATACAAGAGGTATATATTGATGCTCCAAATCTTGAGAACTTACGTTATGTTCCTTTCCCTTATTTTGGATCTCCGATCAAATTGAATTTAGACAGTTTCACAAGATTGAGATGTTTGCGTCTGTCGAACACTGATGTTACAGACAAGTGGTTACTCGATCTATCTCATAAATTCCCTTTCCTTGAGCATTTGGAATTGTGTGGTTGCTCTATGTCTGACAGAATTAATATTTCGAGTGCTCAACTCATGATCTTGGAGTTTACAAATTACTCTGACGTGAAGGAGGTGAATATTGATGCTCcaaatttattatcatttgacTATTGCGGAGATCACAGAGCTATTATATCTTTCCTAACAAGTTCTGATCATTTGGTATTCAATGCCTCTCCTGCCCATGAATTTAGGCATGGTTATTATAGCTTGAGGGAATTTATCCAAAACATTAAACCACAAAAGGTTTTGGCATCACTCTCCCTCTCTGTCTATCATTCGAATGGT TTTGTCTATGAGTTGCTGATGGGCAGAAAAAAGCAGGAGTGGTTTGACCATTTTGGTGATACAAAGTGTTGGTGGCATGACTTGAAGATTGTCAAGCTCACATACTCATTCAGCGTTGACGAGAAGGTTGACTTTAAGACCACGCTAAATGCATTATTATTGCCAACTGATGACCCGGAATCTGTTAGTTTTAGCTTAGAATTATAA